In Mastigocladopsis repens PCC 10914, a single window of DNA contains:
- a CDS encoding GH116 family glycosyl hydrolase produces the protein MTKLPPSVIPFCTWSRPIGLGWDKPYTVRYASNIDDGPWHGMPLGGFGAGCIGRSSRGDFNLWHIDGGEHVFKNIPACQFSVFESSGSSSQAYALCTEPPEDGSLKTWQWYPASRGVGEEKTTSSPHSPLPKTTGTYHALYPRSWFVYEGVFQAELTCEQFSPIWVGNYQETSYPVAVFLWTAHNPTNAPISLSIMFTWQNMVGWFTNALKSPEVRVRDDGSPVYEYQPRLGESLDNSNQLVENSESIGLLLERVSINEPVQEGEGQWCIATRKHPSVKVYYHTRWNPIGTGEQVWQSFAQNGSLPNDVDNTPAAEGEQIGVALAVHFTLQGGETLEIPFALAWDLPVTEFAAEVTYFRRYTDFFGRSGQNAWTIASAGLAEYQTWQQQIQTWQQPILDRQELPDWFKMALFNELYNLTSGGTLWTAATERDPIGQFAVLECLDYRWYESLDVRLYGSFGLLMLFPELEKAVIRAFARAIPTHDDTPRVIGYYYTIGADSPIAVRKIAGATPHDLGAPNEHVWEKTNYTSYQDCNLWKDLGCDFVLQVYRDFLLTGADDVEFLADCWNAVVQTLNYLKTFDKDGDGIPENSGAPDQTFDDWRLLGVSAYCGGLWLAALEGAIAICDVLTNRRDAENTEELVQQKSIYEAWLAQSRPVYQEKLWNGQYYRLDSASGSDVLMADQLCGQFYARLLGLSDIVPVECALSALKTVYDACFLKFHNGKFGAANGVRPDGSSENPNATHPLEVWTGINFGLAAILVQMGMKDEAFRTAYAVVQQVYDNGLQFRTPEAITPVGTFRASTYLRAMAIWAIYLVINQQ, from the coding sequence ATGACAAAACTGCCACCTTCCGTCATTCCCTTTTGCACTTGGAGTCGTCCCATCGGTTTAGGCTGGGACAAACCCTACACAGTCCGCTATGCCAGCAATATTGATGATGGTCCTTGGCACGGGATGCCTTTAGGCGGCTTTGGTGCAGGTTGTATCGGTCGTTCCTCGCGAGGAGACTTTAATTTGTGGCACATTGATGGCGGTGAACATGTTTTCAAAAACATCCCCGCCTGTCAATTCAGTGTGTTTGAATCATCTGGCTCATCCTCGCAAGCTTACGCTTTATGTACTGAACCTCCTGAAGATGGAAGCCTCAAAACATGGCAGTGGTATCCAGCGAGTCGAGGCGTAGGGGAAGAAAAGACGACCTCATCTCCCCACTCCCCACTCCCCAAAACGACGGGAACTTATCACGCACTGTACCCTCGTAGCTGGTTTGTTTATGAAGGAGTATTTCAAGCAGAGTTAACCTGTGAGCAGTTCTCTCCTATTTGGGTAGGAAATTATCAAGAAACAAGCTATCCAGTAGCGGTGTTTTTATGGACTGCACACAACCCTACGAATGCACCTATTAGTCTCAGCATCATGTTCACCTGGCAAAATATGGTGGGCTGGTTTACTAATGCCCTGAAATCTCCTGAGGTTCGGGTACGGGATGACGGGAGTCCGGTTTATGAGTATCAGCCACGTTTGGGCGAAAGTCTAGATAACTCTAATCAGCTCGTTGAAAATAGCGAAAGTATTGGACTGTTGTTGGAGCGGGTGAGTATCAATGAACCTGTTCAAGAGGGCGAGGGACAGTGGTGCATTGCCACTCGGAAACATCCTAGCGTTAAAGTATACTACCATACCCGTTGGAACCCAATTGGGACGGGTGAACAAGTATGGCAAAGTTTTGCCCAAAACGGCTCTTTGCCTAATGATGTAGATAATACTCCAGCCGCAGAGGGTGAACAAATAGGGGTGGCTCTTGCTGTACATTTCACTCTCCAAGGGGGCGAAACTCTAGAAATTCCCTTCGCCCTTGCTTGGGATTTGCCTGTAACAGAATTTGCAGCCGAAGTTACCTATTTCCGCAGATACACTGACTTTTTTGGTCGGAGTGGTCAGAATGCTTGGACAATAGCATCCGCTGGTTTAGCAGAATATCAAACTTGGCAACAGCAGATACAAACTTGGCAACAGCCGATTCTTGATCGCCAAGAGTTGCCTGATTGGTTCAAAATGGCTCTGTTTAATGAACTATATAACCTCACTAGTGGTGGGACTCTCTGGACTGCGGCAACGGAGCGCGACCCCATCGGTCAGTTCGCCGTGCTAGAGTGCTTAGATTACCGCTGGTATGAAAGTTTGGATGTGCGGCTTTACGGTTCTTTTGGGTTGTTGATGCTGTTTCCTGAACTAGAGAAGGCGGTGATTCGTGCCTTTGCACGGGCAATTCCCACTCATGATGACACTCCCCGTGTTATTGGCTACTATTACACCATCGGGGCAGACAGTCCAATCGCAGTCCGTAAAATAGCAGGTGCAACTCCTCACGACTTAGGCGCACCCAACGAACACGTCTGGGAAAAAACGAATTATACAAGTTATCAAGATTGCAACCTTTGGAAAGATTTAGGTTGTGATTTTGTGTTGCAAGTATACCGAGACTTTCTGCTAACGGGTGCTGACGATGTGGAATTCCTTGCAGACTGTTGGAATGCTGTTGTACAAACTTTAAACTATCTCAAGACGTTTGACAAAGATGGGGATGGTATACCTGAAAATTCTGGTGCGCCTGACCAAACTTTTGATGACTGGCGCTTGCTGGGAGTGAGTGCATATTGTGGTGGGTTGTGGTTGGCGGCGTTGGAGGGGGCGATCGCTATTTGTGATGTTTTAACCAACCGCAGGGACGCGGAGAATACAGAGGAGTTGGTGCAGCAAAAGTCTATCTATGAAGCTTGGCTTGCACAGTCTCGCCCTGTTTATCAAGAAAAACTTTGGAATGGGCAATACTATCGCTTGGATAGTGCGAGTGGTTCTGATGTGCTGATGGCAGACCAGTTATGTGGGCAATTTTATGCTCGTCTGTTGGGGTTGTCAGATATTGTACCAGTTGAGTGCGCCCTTTCTGCCTTGAAAACTGTTTACGATGCTTGCTTCCTCAAGTTTCACAATGGCAAGTTCGGTGCGGCTAATGGTGTTCGTCCTGATGGTTCATCAGAAAACCCTAACGCGACTCATCCTTTGGAAGTTTGGACGGGGATAAATTTTGGGTTAGCTGCAATTCTTGTGCAGATGGGAATGAAGGATGAAGCTTTTAGGACTGCATACGCTGTGGTGCAGCAAGTTTATGACAATGGGCTACAATTCCGCACACCGGAAGCTATCACCCCTGTGGGTACTTTCCGCGCCAGTACTTATCTGCGGGCTATGGCAATTTGGGCAATTTATCTAGTCATTAATCAGCAATAG